The Streptomyces sp. CC0208 genome window below encodes:
- a CDS encoding alpha-xylosidase, with protein sequence MAPPPPLVPVLLDPLAGACVVAAEDGVILDVRTTAGRTGTLRLRPATDNSLRITLRLDGVPTAPRISVVTAPADTGCLVERSPDTLTLRLGALALDVRLSPLTLELRGCHLRQATDVSDPGDRTIVLPLGVTELADGQLIYHDSWFTEPDEHFYGLGERFTGPDLRGQRVDCWVEDAQGSTGTRSYKAVPFLLSSRGYAVLVDTTTAASFDLAHSNTGAWSVTVPDEELDYYLITGTPTECLRTYRDLTGPALLPPRWAFGPWISGGFCRDSADEVRERARRIRELGFPCEVLHIDTYWQRPGCWSDMEWDTEAFPDPRGLLADLAQQGFHVSLWMNPYLSVDSPHFAEIDRNGWFLRVPSQGTWIGQVWNGAHPDSAVLDLTHPGAADWLRGRVRQVLATGVSVLKTDFGEAVPVAAVAHNGMTGDRLHNLYPLLFNDLVAEVTQEVAGHGLTWGRSTWTGGQRHGAKWTGDPNASWQDLASTVRAGLSLSLSGHPFWSHDIGGFHGTPDPELFVRWAQFGLLSPLSRFHGMTSRLPWDFGEEVYAAVLHAARLRTGLLPYVHRSAADAVRTGEPLARPMALDHPDRPDAHAADLQYLLGPDLLVAPLYAPGGRRQVWFPPGEWLPYAGSGGPIDGPAWRRVRIPLTAAPLWLRAGAHVL encoded by the coding sequence GTGGCACCACCCCCACCCCTCGTCCCGGTCCTGCTGGATCCCCTGGCCGGAGCGTGTGTCGTCGCCGCCGAGGACGGCGTGATTCTCGACGTACGCACGACGGCCGGACGTACGGGCACGCTCCGCCTGCGCCCGGCGACGGACAACTCCCTGCGGATCACCCTGCGGTTGGACGGGGTACCGACGGCACCCAGGATCTCCGTCGTGACCGCACCGGCGGACACCGGCTGTCTGGTCGAGCGGTCACCCGACACGCTCACCCTCCGACTCGGCGCACTCGCACTCGACGTCCGTCTCTCGCCCCTGACACTGGAACTGAGGGGCTGTCACCTACGACAGGCGACCGACGTGAGCGACCCCGGCGACCGCACGATCGTCCTGCCCCTCGGGGTCACCGAACTCGCCGACGGTCAACTCATCTACCACGACAGCTGGTTCACCGAGCCCGACGAGCACTTCTACGGCCTCGGCGAACGCTTCACCGGCCCCGACCTGCGCGGGCAGCGCGTGGACTGCTGGGTCGAGGACGCCCAGGGCTCGACCGGCACCCGCTCCTACAAGGCGGTCCCGTTCCTGCTCTCCAGCCGGGGCTACGCCGTCCTCGTGGACACCACCACCGCGGCCTCCTTCGACCTCGCGCACAGCAACACCGGCGCCTGGTCCGTCACCGTCCCCGACGAGGAACTCGACTACTACCTGATCACCGGCACCCCCACCGAGTGCCTGCGCACCTACCGCGACCTGACCGGCCCCGCCCTGCTGCCCCCGCGGTGGGCCTTCGGACCCTGGATCTCCGGCGGCTTTTGCCGGGACAGCGCGGACGAGGTACGCGAGCGAGCCCGTCGTATCCGCGAACTCGGCTTCCCCTGCGAGGTGTTGCACATCGACACCTACTGGCAGCGGCCCGGCTGCTGGTCGGACATGGAATGGGACACCGAGGCGTTCCCGGACCCCCGCGGGCTGCTGGCCGACCTGGCCCAGCAGGGCTTCCACGTCTCGCTCTGGATGAACCCGTACCTCAGTGTCGACAGCCCGCACTTCGCCGAGATCGACCGCAACGGCTGGTTCCTGCGGGTCCCTTCGCAAGGGACGTGGATCGGGCAGGTGTGGAACGGCGCGCACCCGGACTCGGCCGTCCTCGACCTGACCCATCCAGGCGCCGCCGACTGGCTGCGGGGCCGGGTCCGCCAGGTGCTGGCCACCGGGGTGTCGGTCCTGAAGACCGACTTCGGCGAGGCGGTCCCCGTGGCGGCGGTCGCCCACAACGGGATGACCGGCGACCGACTGCACAACCTCTACCCGCTCCTCTTCAACGACCTGGTCGCCGAGGTCACCCAGGAGGTCGCCGGCCACGGCCTGACCTGGGGCCGCTCCACCTGGACCGGCGGCCAGCGACACGGCGCCAAGTGGACCGGAGACCCCAACGCGAGCTGGCAGGACCTGGCCTCGACCGTGCGCGCGGGCCTCTCGCTCTCCCTTTCCGGTCACCCCTTCTGGAGCCACGACATCGGCGGCTTCCACGGCACACCGGACCCCGAACTCTTCGTCCGCTGGGCGCAGTTCGGACTGCTGTCCCCCCTAAGCCGGTTCCACGGCATGACGTCCCGGCTGCCCTGGGACTTCGGCGAGGAGGTGTACGCGGCCGTCCTGCACGCGGCCCGGCTGCGCACCGGCCTGTTGCCTTACGTCCACCGGTCCGCCGCCGACGCGGTCCGCACCGGCGAGCCGCTCGCCCGCCCGATGGCCCTGGACCACCCCGACCGGCCGGACGCCCACGCGGCCGACCTCCAGTACCTGCTGGGCCCGGATCTGCTGGTCGCGCCGCTGTACGCGCCCGGTGGACGCAGACAGGTGTGGTTCCCGCCGGGGGAGTGGCTGCCGTACGCGGGCTCAGGAGGTCCGATCGACGGCCCGGCCTGGCGTCGGGTCCGCATCCCCCTCACCGCGGCCCCGCTCTGGCTGCGGGCCGGGGCGCACGTTCTGTGA
- a CDS encoding glutamate-cysteine ligase family protein translates to MGRDVPALVFTREDRRRYRDKMHTCLDVLAQMLRESGFESERPQVGLEIELNLVDEDGLPAMRNTEVLQAIADPAWSSELGRFNLEINIPPRRLLSGGPGSWEQEIRDALNHAEERASAVGAHLIMVGILPTLGEADVGESALSGDPRYRLLNEQIFAARGEDLRIKLDGVDRLAMYADAITPEAACTSTQFHLQVAPKEFADYWNAAQAVAGVQIALAANSPFLFGRELWRETRIPLFEQATDTRPQEIKAQGVRPRVWFGERWITSVFDLFEENVRYFPALLPICDEEDPQGALDGGGVPELGELTLHNGTIYRWNRPIYAVTDSGPHLRIENRVLPAGPTVADIIANGAFYYGLTRALVDEDRPVWTRMSFSVAEENLHTAARDGIDARLYWPGVGEVPVTELVLRRLLPLAHRGLELAGMDAEWREPLLGVIEQRCVTARNGALWQTETVHHLEKAGCDRKEALRRMTLTYRDYMHLNAPAHTWPVD, encoded by the coding sequence ATGGGACGTGACGTGCCGGCCCTGGTGTTCACGCGGGAGGACCGCCGACGGTACCGGGACAAGATGCACACCTGCCTCGACGTCCTCGCGCAGATGCTGCGCGAGTCCGGCTTCGAGAGCGAGCGGCCGCAGGTCGGGCTGGAGATCGAGCTCAACCTGGTGGACGAGGACGGGCTCCCGGCGATGCGGAACACCGAGGTGCTCCAGGCGATCGCCGACCCCGCCTGGTCGAGCGAGCTGGGCCGCTTCAACCTGGAGATCAACATCCCGCCCCGCCGCCTCCTGTCCGGCGGCCCCGGCTCCTGGGAGCAGGAGATCCGCGACGCCCTCAACCACGCCGAGGAACGCGCCTCGGCGGTCGGCGCGCATCTGATCATGGTGGGCATCCTGCCGACGCTGGGCGAGGCGGACGTCGGCGAGAGCGCCCTGTCCGGCGATCCGCGCTACCGGCTGCTCAACGAGCAGATCTTCGCGGCCCGCGGCGAGGACCTGCGCATCAAGCTGGACGGCGTGGACCGGCTCGCGATGTACGCCGACGCCATCACGCCCGAGGCCGCCTGCACCAGCACGCAGTTCCATCTCCAGGTCGCCCCCAAGGAGTTCGCGGACTACTGGAACGCGGCACAGGCCGTCGCGGGCGTACAGATCGCCCTCGCGGCCAACTCGCCGTTCCTCTTCGGCAGGGAGCTGTGGCGCGAGACCCGCATCCCCCTCTTCGAACAGGCCACCGACACCCGGCCCCAGGAGATCAAGGCACAGGGCGTACGGCCCCGCGTGTGGTTCGGGGAGCGCTGGATCACCAGCGTTTTCGACCTGTTCGAGGAGAACGTGCGTTATTTCCCCGCGCTCCTGCCGATCTGCGACGAGGAGGACCCGCAGGGGGCGCTCGACGGCGGCGGCGTGCCGGAACTCGGCGAACTGACCCTGCACAACGGCACGATCTACCGCTGGAACCGCCCGATCTACGCCGTCACCGACAGCGGCCCGCACCTGCGCATCGAGAACCGGGTGCTGCCCGCCGGGCCCACCGTGGCCGACATCATCGCCAACGGCGCCTTCTACTACGGCCTGACCCGCGCCCTCGTCGACGAGGACCGGCCGGTGTGGACGCGGATGTCCTTCTCGGTCGCCGAGGAGAACCTGCACACCGCCGCCCGTGACGGCATCGACGCCCGCCTGTACTGGCCGGGGGTGGGCGAAGTGCCGGTCACAGAACTGGTGTTGCGGCGGCTGCTGCCCCTCGCGCACCGGGGCCTGGAGCTGGCCGGCATGGACGCGGAATGGCGCGAACCCCTGCTGGGCGTGATCGAGCAGCGGTGTGTCACCGCCCGCAACGGCGCCCTGTGGCAGACGGAGACGGTCCACCATCTGGAGAAGGCGGGCTGCGACCGCAAGGAGGCGCTGCGCCGGATGACGCTGACGTACAGGGACTACATGCACCTCAACGCACCCGCGCACACCTGGCCCGTGGACTGA
- a CDS encoding Gfo/Idh/MocA family oxidoreductase: MGDAHRIGVIGLGVISRAYLDTLVGRSAVRVTAVADLDASRSAAVAAELPGVQALSVEELLAAPDVDTVLNLTVPAAHAEIALGAVSHGKNVYGEKPLAAELTAARGVLEAAEKAAVGVGCAPDTVLGTGVQTARSAVDAGAVGRPLFASAVMVTPGHERWHPQPDFYYTAGGGPLLDMGPYYLSSLVHLLGPVRAVIGASSRLRTERVIGSGPRAGERIPVEVDSHVSGVLEHEGGALTTITTSFDGVTTTAAPIEVHGETGTLTVPDPNTFDGEVRLLELGADQWRTLPPSAGYVGAARGVGLLDFVAADAQRPPRASGELALHVLETMTALLRSSAEGRRIELSTSVERPDPVPLTPPEKWR, encoded by the coding sequence GTGGGCGACGCGCACCGCATAGGCGTCATAGGGCTCGGCGTCATCTCCCGCGCCTACCTGGACACACTCGTCGGCCGCTCCGCCGTACGCGTCACCGCGGTCGCCGACCTGGACGCCTCCCGGTCGGCCGCCGTCGCCGCCGAACTGCCCGGCGTACAGGCCCTGTCCGTCGAGGAACTGCTGGCCGCCCCGGACGTCGACACGGTACTGAACCTCACGGTGCCCGCGGCGCACGCCGAGATCGCCCTCGGCGCCGTGAGCCACGGGAAGAACGTCTACGGCGAGAAACCGCTGGCCGCCGAACTCACCGCCGCCCGTGGCGTCCTGGAGGCCGCGGAGAAGGCGGCGGTCGGTGTGGGGTGCGCGCCGGACACCGTCCTGGGCACCGGCGTCCAGACGGCACGGTCGGCCGTGGACGCCGGGGCCGTCGGCCGCCCGCTGTTCGCCTCGGCCGTCATGGTCACCCCGGGCCACGAACGGTGGCATCCCCAGCCGGACTTCTACTACACGGCGGGCGGCGGCCCCCTGCTGGACATGGGGCCGTACTACCTGTCCTCCCTGGTGCATCTGCTGGGCCCGGTGCGTGCTGTGATCGGCGCGTCCAGCCGGCTGCGCACCGAGCGGGTCATCGGGTCCGGCCCGCGCGCGGGCGAGCGGATCCCGGTCGAGGTGGACAGCCATGTCTCCGGGGTCCTCGAACACGAGGGCGGGGCCCTGACGACGATCACGACGAGTTTCGACGGCGTCACCACCACGGCCGCACCGATCGAGGTCCACGGCGAGACGGGCACCCTCACGGTCCCGGACCCGAACACCTTCGACGGCGAGGTACGGCTGCTCGAACTCGGTGCGGACCAGTGGCGCACGCTTCCGCCCTCGGCCGGATACGTCGGCGCCGCCCGGGGCGTCGGACTTCTCGACTTCGTCGCCGCCGACGCACAGCGGCCACCGCGCGCGAGCGGTGAACTCGCCCTGCACGTACTGGAGACGATGACCGCCCTGCTCCGTTCCTCGGCCGAGGGGCGGCGGATCGAGCTGTCGACGTCGGTCGAGCGGCCTGATCCGGTCCCGCTGACGCCTCCGGAGAAGTGGCGGTGA
- a CDS encoding ThuA domain-containing protein has product MTRKKALVVRGGWEGHQPVKATELFLPFLESHGYDIRIEESTEVYADAAEMAATDLVVQCVTMSEITGEQTSGLSAAVAAGTGLTGWHGGIADSFRASSDYLHLVGGQFATHPGKEPCERRGGEEDNFLPHTVTFTDLGREHPVTAGIEDFELLTEQYWVLHDDLIDVLATTTHPARPWQPWHRPVTSPAVWARQWGAGRIVVTTPGHSLDVLEHPAVRTVIERGMLWATRTA; this is encoded by the coding sequence ATGACACGGAAGAAAGCCCTGGTGGTCCGAGGCGGCTGGGAAGGACACCAGCCGGTCAAGGCCACCGAGCTGTTCCTGCCCTTTCTGGAGAGCCACGGCTACGACATCCGCATCGAGGAGTCGACCGAGGTCTACGCCGATGCCGCCGAGATGGCCGCCACCGACCTCGTCGTGCAGTGCGTGACCATGTCCGAGATCACCGGCGAGCAGACGTCGGGACTGAGCGCGGCCGTCGCGGCCGGCACCGGCCTGACCGGCTGGCACGGCGGGATCGCCGACTCGTTCCGGGCCTCGTCCGACTATCTCCACCTGGTGGGCGGCCAGTTCGCGACCCATCCGGGCAAGGAACCGTGCGAGCGACGGGGCGGCGAGGAGGACAACTTCCTGCCGCACACCGTCACCTTCACCGATCTCGGCCGTGAACACCCCGTCACCGCGGGCATCGAGGACTTCGAGCTGCTCACCGAGCAGTACTGGGTGCTCCATGACGACCTGATCGACGTCCTCGCCACCACCACCCATCCCGCCCGGCCGTGGCAGCCCTGGCACCGCCCGGTCACCTCACCGGCGGTCTGGGCCCGTCAGTGGGGCGCCGGTCGGATCGTGGTAACGACTCCCGGGCACAGCCTCGACGTCCTGGAGCACCCCGCCGTCCGTACCGTCATCGAGAGGGGCATGCTGTGGGCGACGCGCACCGCATAG
- a CDS encoding S1 family peptidase, protein MRRNPLLRAGLAVLLLLGAGATAGTVPAAADEKQPASAGLLTAMQRDFGLTPEQAVARLAAERKATALQPKVRRAAGTSFGGSWFEAAQGTLTVAVTPGTSATALREIRATGATVRTVAHSARELSATQARLDALPAPDAVSSWHVDPKASTVVVNVVSGRQRDNDVQAFVARARKAGPVTVREVAAAPTTFAAGTVGGDPFYTGNVRCSIGFSVYGGFVTAGHCDQHTGSVYGWDRSYVGNFQGSSFPDNDYAWVNVGSGWWTVPVVLGWGTVSDQLVRGSNVAPVGASICRSGSTTHWHCGTVLAMNETVNYSQGAVHQMTKTNVCAEPGDSGGSFISGDQAQGVTSGGWGNCSSGGETWFQPVNEILNRYGLTLHTA, encoded by the coding sequence ATGAGACGCAACCCCCTCCTGCGCGCGGGCCTCGCCGTGCTGCTCCTGCTCGGTGCCGGCGCGACCGCGGGCACCGTCCCCGCCGCCGCCGACGAGAAGCAACCCGCCTCCGCCGGTCTGCTCACCGCGATGCAGCGGGACTTCGGCCTCACGCCCGAGCAGGCCGTGGCGAGACTCGCCGCCGAGCGGAAGGCCACGGCTCTTCAGCCCAAGGTCCGCCGGGCCGCGGGCACGTCCTTCGGCGGCTCCTGGTTCGAAGCCGCCCAGGGCACGCTGACCGTCGCCGTCACCCCCGGCACCTCCGCCACCGCACTGCGCGAGATACGCGCCACCGGCGCCACGGTCCGCACCGTCGCCCACAGCGCCCGCGAACTCTCCGCCACCCAGGCCCGGCTCGACGCCCTCCCCGCACCGGACGCCGTCAGCAGCTGGCACGTCGACCCGAAGGCCAGCACGGTGGTGGTGAACGTCGTCAGCGGCCGACAGCGTGACAACGATGTCCAGGCGTTCGTCGCCCGCGCCCGGAAGGCGGGTCCCGTGACCGTGCGGGAAGTGGCCGCCGCGCCGACCACCTTCGCCGCCGGAACCGTCGGCGGCGACCCCTTCTACACCGGCAACGTCCGCTGTTCCATCGGCTTCTCGGTCTACGGCGGCTTCGTCACGGCCGGCCACTGCGACCAGCACACCGGCAGCGTCTACGGCTGGGACCGCAGCTACGTCGGCAATTTCCAGGGCTCGTCGTTCCCGGACAACGACTACGCCTGGGTCAACGTGGGCAGCGGCTGGTGGACCGTCCCGGTCGTGCTCGGCTGGGGCACCGTCTCCGACCAGCTCGTGCGCGGCTCGAACGTGGCGCCCGTCGGCGCCTCGATCTGCCGCTCGGGCTCGACCACCCACTGGCACTGCGGCACCGTCCTCGCCATGAACGAGACCGTGAACTACAGCCAGGGCGCGGTGCACCAGATGACCAAGACCAATGTCTGCGCCGAACCGGGCGACTCCGGCGGCTCGTTCATCAGCGGTGACCAGGCCCAGGGCGTCACCTCCGGCGGCTGGGGCAACTGCTCCAGCGGCGGCGAGACCTGGTTCCAGCCCGTCAACGAGATCCTCAACCGGTACGGCCTGACCCTGCACACCGCCTGA
- a CDS encoding serine/threonine-protein kinase → MTLRENDPESVGGYRIESRIGTGGMGVVYLGRSASGRAVAVKVVHTRYADNPEFRARFRQEIAAARRVSGAFTAPVVDADPEAARPWMATAFVPGRTLAERVDESGPLDWPALRRLGAELAEALREIHRAEVVHRDLKPSNVLLLESEGDDGAVRVIDFGISRAADSDVRTQTGMVMGSPPFMAPEQFSRPHEVGPAVDVFSLGAVLVYAATGHSPFEAENAYLAAYNTVHGEPRLGELPEQLRALVSRCLAKEPADRPTSGEVLERLAGLPEELPAGKTAQEAPPDRQPPSTDMVTSQLGDTGAVRHGRRGRRLWAAVAAVALLGGAGAAAVAVVDDQPASTVDEFDARAPRTTPGRTAPAGWRPWHNALGSAGKNQPMSIGPSCTLDALGVFCASEQIALTRLNPATGTVDWTKSMSRKQVSSFSVREPLVHDGVVFVYSADRSQGVDAYDARTGERLWQLKGPLGQFEYLGGVLLVRLDQLGPSDTARFAAYEPRTGKELWRRELTTTSPSPFYAGPEGMLYADLRGGKGGIARLDARTGRTLGRVDAPKGDLWLATVHDGTAYYARWEDDSGVSAAFFVQDLSSGKTRRIDFPWSVEPEAPPLVQGDTMYIFDYGNETLLALDVKHGKPLWSSSRDLRVFSEPAYHAGRLYVTMPDTSIVALDPGTGKEIGRTAPSFDTGGRSFEELSPSSVPPLLVGKVLYGVSGPGIFSVADVT, encoded by the coding sequence GTGACCCTGCGCGAGAACGATCCGGAGTCCGTAGGCGGCTATCGGATCGAATCGCGGATCGGGACTGGCGGCATGGGCGTCGTCTATCTCGGCCGATCGGCCTCGGGGCGGGCCGTCGCGGTGAAGGTCGTCCACACGCGGTACGCCGACAACCCCGAGTTCCGGGCCAGGTTCCGGCAGGAGATCGCCGCCGCGCGCAGGGTCAGCGGCGCGTTCACGGCGCCGGTCGTGGACGCGGACCCGGAGGCGGCACGGCCGTGGATGGCCACCGCGTTCGTCCCGGGCCGTACCCTCGCGGAACGGGTCGACGAGTCGGGACCGCTGGACTGGCCCGCGCTGCGCCGCCTCGGCGCCGAACTCGCCGAGGCACTGCGGGAGATCCACCGCGCCGAGGTCGTGCACCGGGACCTCAAGCCGAGCAATGTCCTGCTGCTGGAGAGCGAGGGCGACGACGGGGCCGTACGCGTCATCGACTTCGGCATCTCGCGCGCGGCCGACAGCGACGTCCGCACCCAGACCGGCATGGTGATGGGCTCGCCGCCCTTCATGGCACCGGAACAGTTCAGCCGCCCGCACGAGGTCGGCCCCGCGGTGGACGTCTTCTCGCTGGGCGCGGTGCTGGTGTACGCGGCCACCGGGCACAGCCCCTTCGAGGCGGAGAACGCCTACCTGGCCGCGTACAACACGGTGCACGGTGAGCCGCGGCTGGGCGAACTGCCCGAGCAGTTGCGCGCGTTGGTCTCGCGCTGCCTGGCGAAGGAACCCGCGGACCGGCCGACGTCGGGCGAGGTCCTGGAGCGGCTTGCGGGACTTCCGGAGGAACTGCCCGCGGGTAAAACGGCCCAGGAGGCGCCCCCGGACCGGCAGCCGCCGTCGACGGACATGGTGACCTCGCAGCTCGGCGACACCGGCGCGGTCCGGCACGGGCGCCGCGGGCGGAGACTGTGGGCCGCCGTCGCCGCCGTGGCACTCCTCGGCGGGGCGGGGGCGGCCGCGGTCGCCGTGGTGGACGACCAACCGGCGAGCACGGTCGACGAGTTCGACGCCCGCGCTCCGCGGACGACGCCCGGCCGGACGGCACCGGCGGGCTGGCGGCCCTGGCACAACGCACTCGGGTCGGCCGGGAAGAACCAGCCGATGAGCATCGGCCCGTCGTGCACCCTGGACGCGCTCGGCGTCTTCTGCGCCTCCGAGCAGATCGCCCTGACGCGGCTGAACCCGGCGACGGGCACCGTGGACTGGACGAAGTCCATGAGCCGCAAGCAGGTCAGCAGCTTCTCGGTGCGCGAACCGCTCGTCCATGACGGCGTGGTGTTCGTGTACAGCGCGGACCGCTCGCAGGGCGTCGACGCCTACGACGCGAGGACCGGCGAGCGGTTGTGGCAACTGAAGGGTCCGCTGGGCCAGTTCGAGTACCTGGGCGGAGTGCTACTCGTCCGTCTTGACCAGCTCGGCCCCTCCGACACGGCACGCTTTGCGGCCTATGAGCCGCGCACGGGCAAGGAGTTGTGGCGGCGCGAGCTGACCACCACCTCTCCGAGCCCCTTCTACGCAGGCCCCGAGGGCATGCTCTACGCCGATCTGCGCGGCGGCAAGGGCGGCATCGCCCGCCTCGACGCGCGGACCGGCAGGACTTTGGGCCGCGTCGACGCGCCGAAGGGCGACCTGTGGCTGGCGACGGTCCACGACGGCACCGCCTACTACGCGCGCTGGGAGGACGACTCCGGCGTGTCCGCCGCCTTCTTCGTCCAGGACCTCAGCAGCGGGAAGACCCGCCGGATCGACTTCCCCTGGAGCGTCGAGCCCGAGGCGCCGCCGCTGGTGCAGGGCGACACCATGTACATCTTCGACTACGGCAACGAGACCTTGCTCGCCCTCGACGTGAAGCACGGCAAGCCGCTGTGGTCCAGCTCGCGCGACCTGCGTGTTTTCAGCGAACCGGCTTACCACGCGGGCCGGTTGTACGTGACGATGCCGGACACCAGCATCGTGGCCCTCGACCCGGGGACGGGCAAGGAGATCGGCCGTACCGCCCCGTCCTTCGACACGGGCGGCCGCTCCTTCGAGGAGCTGTCGCCGAGTTCGGTGCCGCCGCTGCTGGTGGGGAAGGTGCTGTACGGGGTCAGCGGCCCGGGGATCTTCTCGGTGGCCGACGTCACCTGA